The Lewinellaceae bacterium nucleotide sequence GCTTTTTTTGGGGAAAGTTTCCAAATTGCGGAGGAACAACTCACGATCATGGAACTCCCCGGTTTTTCCGAATCCCCGGGTAATTCCTTTACCGCACCATTTGCACAGCGCATTGAAGTGGCCAGGCAGGAAACATTACTGCAGCAAAAAATGGCCAGACCTGAATTTTCAATAGGTTATTTCAACCAGAGCATACGTCCCGATTACAGCTTCCAGGGCGTGCAGGCCGGGGTGAGCATCCCCTTGTGGAAAAAAGCCCAGGGTGCCCGCATCCAGCAAGCGCAAATTGCAGAGGCCCAGGCCATGAATACCCTCACTCACCAGGAGCAGATCATCGGAGAACAATTTTCTTATTTCCGAAATAAGACCGCTCTCCTGTTTGAGGAGCTGAATACTTCTGGTCAGGATATCCAGCAAAAATCCGCTACGCTTCGAACCCTTGCAAAGCTACAGTTTCAGCAGGGGGACATCAATTATTTCGATTATGTACAAAGTCTGAACGTAGCGCTGAGTAATGACCTGGATTACCTCGATCTGCTCTTTAATTATAACCAGTCGGCTCTCTACCTCGAATATCTTAGCGGAGAGTAGGAAGGTCTTTTTTTATAAAAATCTAAAGCAAAAAAAAATGCAAAATATAAAATCAATTCTTTTATTACTGGCCCTCGGGGCTTTTGCCTCTTCCTGCCATTCGGGAAAGGAGGAAGCTAATATATCTGATGAAGTAACCCAGGAAATGGGACAAACAAATGGTACCATCCACCTTTCCGAAGAACAAATAAACATGGCCGGAATAACCTACGGAATGCCGGAAAAACGTAAGGTATCCTCTTACATTGAATGTACCGGAAAGGTAGAGGTACCGCCAAATAGCCTCGCCTCCGTTTATTCTTCTGTGAGCGGGTTCATCGGGGAAGTACGGCAATTGCCGGGTGATTATGTCAAAAAAGGAACTTTATTGACGACCATCAAACACCCTGACATTATCAAGCTTCAGACCAGTTACCTGGAAAGCAAAAGCCGGCTGGAATTTGCCGAGCAGGATTTTTTGCGAAAAAAGACCCTGATTGCGGAGGATGCCACCTCCCAAAAAACGTTCCAGGAAGCTAAATTGAACTATGAAACCGAGCAGGCTTCCTTCAAAGGCCTGAAAGCCGAACTGGACCTTATCGGGCTTTCCGTCAGTCAAATTGAAGCAGGGAATATTCAGCCTTACGTACAAATTTACGCTCCCATCAACGGGTTCGTGGCGACGGTAAATATTAACAAGGGTAAACTGATAGGTCCCAGCGATCTGCTTTATGAAATCGTAGACGACAGCCACATGCACCTGGAATTGCAAATTTTCGCCAAAGACATTCCAAAAGTCAAAAAAGGGCAGTATATTGAAGCCTTTGTTCCCGGGTTGGAAGATAAAATTGGAGCAGAGGTTCATTTGGTGGGCCATGTAATCGATATGGAAACCAAAACGACCATGGTTCACGGGCATTTTGAAGACAAACCCGCAACCCTGACCGCCGGAACTTATTTACATGCACGGATCTTTGATGAAGGGAAAGAGGTGCTTGCCGTTCCAACTACAGCTATCGTTAGGAGCGGGGAGACATCCTCTGTTTTCGTTTTACGAAATGGAAATTTTGTCAAAATAGACGTAAAAGTTGGAAATTCTGATGAAGAATTTACCGCAATAGAAGAACTGCAACTTTCCGAAGGCGATAAACTGGTTACGAAGGGATCCTATTACATCAACGGCTCATCAGGCGAAGATGAAGGAGCGCATAGTCATTGAAAATGTTTAATGGAATAAGGTTTCACATAATCATTATCTAAAATGTTATTTATGAAAAAGAAAATTTTATGGGGTGTTCTCGCCCTGCTTGTTATCATCCAGTTTTTCCGGATCGACAAAACCAATCCGACATCTGATCCGGCAAAGGATTTTATTGCGATGACCAATCCGCCGGCTGAGGTAGCAGGGATGATCAAGGCCAGTTGCTACGATTGTCACTCCAATCAATCGGTTTATCCCTGGTACACCAACGTGGCCCCCGTTTCCTGGTTTATCAAAAAACACATCAATGAAGGTCGGAAGCATCTCAACTTTTCAGAATGGGGTAACTACGAAGAACGCCGCAGGAATCACAAACTTGAAGAATTTTACGGAGAGGTGAACCAGCGCGAAATGCCTTTGCAGTCGTACCTGATCATCCATTCCGAATCCAGGTTGACCGACGAACAGGTCAAAAAAATGACCGACTGGATTGTGGAGATCGGCGGCGAAGGAGTGAAAGGAGAAGGGGAAGAGGAGTAACTGATTGCTCGTTACTCGTTGCTCGTTACTCGTTAAAAAACTTCGACATTCGGTGCCTGCCTGCTACTGCGCCACGCGGCAGGCAGGTTCCGTGTTCGCTATTTGATATTCCGTTAGTTTTGAGTTCCAAATAGTTTCAGTTGGTTTCAAATTGAGCGCAGCGAAATCGTACAGCAGGTCAGGAGTGTTCCAGATTGCTTCTGATGGTTGCTCGCTGATCATGAAACAATAAGGTTCATTCCTGATAATCCCTTAATCCTGAAAATCCTGATCCTGACAGGTGTTATTCGTTGCGCTGTGTTAAAAAACCAGCAACCAGCAACGGAACCCAGTAACAAGCAACTAGTACCCCGCCCCCTTTTTAAACACATCCCAAACCACCACACCGATACACACCGAAATATTGAGGGAATGTTTGGTGCCAAATTGAGGCACTTCAATACATTCATCCACCATTTCCATGGCTTCTTCACTTACACCCGTCACTTCATTGCCGAAGATGAGGGCTGTTTTTTTATTTCCGGGAAGCACAAAATCCTGCAAAAGGGTACTGTTTTCGGCCTGCTCAACCGCCACAATATGGTAACCTTCCTTTTTCAAAGTGGCAATAGCCTCTGTGGTTTTTTCCACGTACGACCAATCCATGGAAGAGGTGGCACCAATAGCTGTTTTGAGAATCTCCCGGTGAGG carries:
- a CDS encoding RNA methyltransferase, with product MRKLKLQELNRLDVESFKKLEKTPVVIVLDNIRSGLNVGSAFRTADAFALEKVILCGITAQPPHREILKTAIGATSSMDWSYVEKTTEAIATLKKEGYHIVAVEQAENSTLLQDFVLPGNKKTALIFGNEVTGVSEEAMEMVDECIEVPQFGTKHSLNISVCIGVVVWDVFKKGAGY
- a CDS encoding heme-binding domain-containing protein, with amino-acid sequence MKKKILWGVLALLVIIQFFRIDKTNPTSDPAKDFIAMTNPPAEVAGMIKASCYDCHSNQSVYPWYTNVAPVSWFIKKHINEGRKHLNFSEWGNYEERRRNHKLEEFYGEVNQREMPLQSYLIIHSESRLTDEQVKKMTDWIVEIGGEGVKGEGEEE
- a CDS encoding efflux RND transporter periplasmic adaptor subunit; this encodes MQNIKSILLLLALGAFASSCHSGKEEANISDEVTQEMGQTNGTIHLSEEQINMAGITYGMPEKRKVSSYIECTGKVEVPPNSLASVYSSVSGFIGEVRQLPGDYVKKGTLLTTIKHPDIIKLQTSYLESKSRLEFAEQDFLRKKTLIAEDATSQKTFQEAKLNYETEQASFKGLKAELDLIGLSVSQIEAGNIQPYVQIYAPINGFVATVNINKGKLIGPSDLLYEIVDDSHMHLELQIFAKDIPKVKKGQYIEAFVPGLEDKIGAEVHLVGHVIDMETKTTMVHGHFEDKPATLTAGTYLHARIFDEGKEVLAVPTTAIVRSGETSSVFVLRNGNFVKIDVKVGNSDEEFTAIEELQLSEGDKLVTKGSYYINGSSGEDEGAHSH